In the Aphis gossypii isolate Hap1 unplaced genomic scaffold, ASM2018417v2 Contig00807, whole genome shotgun sequence genome, agaaaCAAGAATTAATACAGACGTATATTgcgctaatataataaacacggtAAAGAACGGAAATACGGTGATAAGTATACTGAATATTCCGAATTACCACAAAACATTTATGAGgaccaattaaataaaatattatacgacaatgacatagaatataaattacacgaaATAACTGTAGTGAATGACAATAACGATcgcgtaaataaaataaaaagtttaatacgtagtgaccatttaaataacgaggaacgtaaaacaatattagaaatatgcgAAAATTTTTCCGATGTATTTCATTTGGAAAacgattatttaacatttactaaCGCCGCGGAACACGTAATAAGATTACCCGCCAATCAACCGCCTATATATAAAAGACCATATAGATTGCCACAGGCACAGCAAAAGGAAATTgaacaacaattaattaaaatggaaCAAAACGATATCATAGAACGATCTATGTCACCTTTTAATGCGCCTTTGTTGttagtaaaaaagaaatcagATTCATCTGGTAAAGATAAATTCGAATAGTAATTGATTTTAGGGCACAATCAATGAAGtaactttaaatgaatttcatCCGTTACCTAATATTACGGAAATATTAGATCAATTGGGACAATGTCAGTTTTTCACCATTTTGGATTTAGCAAACGGTTCTATCAAATACCTTTAGCGAAGGAATCTCGCGAAATGACAGCTTTTCGACCGGTCAAGGTCATTACCATTTTAAACGTATGACTATGGGAATGAAAACAAGTCCCGCTACATTTCAGCGATTAATGAATAACGTATTGTCGGGGATAATAGgcattaaatgtttagtatatttagacgatattattatttatgcgaaAAATTTGAGCGATCATAACAATAAGCTGATAGACGTATTCGAACGTCTACGTacccataatttaaaaatacaaccagATAAATGCGAATTTCTAAAACGCGAATGTTTATTTTGGGACACATAATTCGGAACACGGAATAAAACCAGATCCGAAAAAGATAACATCAGTAATAGAATTTCCGGTGCCTAAAACTGTAAAaagcaaataaaacatttttaggttTATCGGGGTACTACAGGAAATTTATACAGGGATATAGTATGTTAGCTAAACCAATGACACACTTTTAAAAAaggatgttaaatttaattgggaCGAAAATTGTCAGGTAGCTTtcgacaaattaaaaaacgcaCTCTGTGCATAACCGATTTTACAATATCCAGATTTTAcgaaacaatttatacttacaaccGACGCAAGTGGTAAGCCTCTAGGAGCTATACTATCCCAAGGAACGATAGGTAGCGACTTACCAATAGCGTACGCATCTAGAACTTTGAATAAAAGTGAAATGAATTACTCAACTACTGAACTAGAATGTTTAGCGATCGTATACGGGGTTAAACAATTTAGACCTTATCTCTATGGTAGAAAATTCGTAATACTCACTGACCATAGACCATTATCTtggttatttaacttaaaagatCCGTTATCAAAGTTGGCGAGATGGCGCATACAGCTTGAGGAATACgattacgaaataaaatataaaccggGAGTACAAAATTCGAACGTAGATGCTTTAAGtagaatgtatagtataaaagaaattaaggaCGAAAGTTATACGAGCTTTCTAGAAAAATcggaaacaacaataataacgaatagTAATGTGAAAGAGGTGAACGGTGAATTACTAGAATCACCCGCagaatatcatattgtatcagaaatagaaaaatattataactttaaatcggGAATAAACTAcgaattaaaacgaaaatttggaacgaataaaatgttagaatcaaataaacaaataggcgacgtagtatattttaattactaagaaagatacataatatttttgataacttaaagtaaagaaaaacaattaaccacaagtgaaaatatgcattttgcattattaaatttaaagtactttTGCATTAAAAACTCCTTGACTAAGTTAGCCATGAACCAGTTAGGAAAGAAAGACGGGTTGGACTGGACAAAAACAAGATCaatgattaggtatatatttcgaaataccgatatagaaataataatctgtACTAAACTAGAATACACTaatgagaaaaaattaatcattttcaaGCAATTTCATGACTCATTACTAGGGGGTCATGCTGGATTAAATAGAAcggttaagaaaattaaacgaCAATTCAACTGGCCAGGGTTAAAACAAGAAGTAAGGGAATGGGGTTAAGGAAAAGCTACTAGGTGACACACCAGATAGGCTAGCCCTAAGTAATATGCCGCCCTTACtaaaagaacaataaaatgtataaattaaatatatagatatttagatataataaggaataatattaataatataatataacttaaaagtaataatataagttattaacaatcacataaatgtataagtatgtactaaatgtaaaaaaaaaataaatatgaaaatacaatcactaatacaaaatgtttaattatacagaaaagagacacataaattcataattatggaCTTCGAGTTCTCAATGGTGAACAAGACAAGCATGGTTGTCATCTCCGGAGCTATATCCAATAGCTTAGACCGATTTAAGATTAGGAAACTGGAGGGACGACCTCTTTTGCTACCACTTAACGAAGAAGCTCGACCTATGGGTGAGACGGAGCTTCAGGTGGCAATAAGAGAGATAAAAAGAGTGTTCAGAGTAAAAACTGATCTGAGAGATGCTTGTCTGGACCAAATGAAGCAGAGTTTGAGTTCGacgaaaaataacttaacacGAGGATATATTGACAGTTATATACGTAGAGGTAATAAGGAGAATGTGATAGTAGTGTGGAACGGACATTCggacaaaaacattttaaaaagattagaTTTAGACCATTATCCTATGTTAAACATAACGTGTTacgataagtattttaataaaaatttctatattcagtttgaaaaattaggcaataaagaaataattttcgaaGTAGATAtcggtacatataataaaacaggAAGGCTACTTAATTTAGTAGAGacccatgatataatatgtaaaaagaaaCACCATACTACGTATGCGCATGATCCGAGAATGGATGTCAAGtatactaaatgtatatttgattatgtgATACGGAAACAGCGAtatgaaaatctaataaaacatttctaaaaaaatatataaacaataacaataaaagtagtaataaaacaaaaacaacggttacattaataatcaaaatacgaacgtaaaatttctttttcagaaattcataattctataaattacaaatcaactctacgaaataaataataaccaataatggATAGAATGGAGCAATTAGCTTCGGCAATATCGTTTAACATAGAAAcgcaatttcatattaatccaACACAGGGAGAATGGCATAATTACACAGcttgttttgattttcatatagttaccgctaatgaaaatatactcGTACCTTACGAGGATGAAACTATATTGGAAATGATTGAGGCAGCCAAAAGGTTTTTGTATGATATGGCGATAGACAGAGAATTTGGTGAACCATACTGTTATGAATTAAACTATTACCtcgaaataatacaaaatccacgagatatattgaattacaGTAGATAAATGTATGTCTAGAATGAATTGATCAGGTAAAACGAAATGGTTGGGGCTGTACGAAACACCTATCGACATAACATTTGACATATGATCGATGGGGTGGATTCTACGGCATCCCCAATGAGTAAAGAGTGATCAAGTAAACGTATTAACCATAATCAATTAGGGTTGTTGTCAATGTGGACGACGTACTTCAAATGATTAGTATGTCATTCCATGGGCAGCGAATCTTGattgagtaaataaaataaaaaacatacaacctggaatgataataaatatatatatatacacttagaTTTAAGAAAACATACTGTACGAATAAGTTACTATTGGGATatggaaataaatttgaattgtggGGAACTTATAGATTTTGtactactaatatattataataagtaaaaaaatattatttgtattaattaatttaccatataAGAAACTATTGTAATCAACACATTATACTaaccacatattttattggaattatcaaatcaattataatcactatattgtactatttactaacactatattttattgtaatcacaattataaattataagaaaactaaccaacatatttaaaacatagaattagataaccaaatatttaatctaaccATATAatcgttaattatattataatcaaaatatttaatcaaactatTTAACCATTTGTAAGTGTAATCAAtccatatttaatcaaaactatatatacaacatatacatcatatattcgtattatataacgaaaatactttaaatgtaaaagcaTACAGAGAATTGTAATGTATGTCTTATATCAATGACTTGTAATCGATTATTGTAAACActataacattgtaataatttgtaacttaaCTATTTTGTACTGAACTTTGAAAGATTTCTGTCTTTGAgacataaaccttttttttcgtGGGGAggtgcaacgtgctctgatacttatattaaatataatatatgaattacatACCATAGCCAACAATAATCTAACATTGGGGGTGCAACAGACACTTTTTGATGAGGGTGTaacaattattcttataattggaTTCTAAAAGTGAGCAGGTGATATCAAGTACAGATTTTCCTAACCGTGAACGATTAACACATTAACGTAGCAATTGTCGATCATCAGCGGCGGCGGAACGGCGTGAGAACGCTAGCCgcaacgaaaatattatattataacaattatattatgcggcGGCATCGTGCAGGGTCAAAGGCAGATCATCGCACGTACGCTTGCCACCCGgtagaataatatagaaatataattaccacccgatagaataatatagatgtCAAAATGACGCACGTCGTCGTTCAGATAACGCAAAGCGTGggaagaagcggatgcaggtgcagatgaccatcagggacctgaaggtaccgcgggagtccctggacgatatataagggggcccagattaggcacaattcagacgtgatccaccagagttagcgcaagcaccttcacgtcacccagtttaatattttatgtctcctggacttagaatatttttcacaagttttattaaattaattaattggacttagaataattttaaataaaaaacacttagaataatttcgagagttcaattatttcacaaaaccttTCCAAATCGACATCATTCAACTGATTGTACGTGGCACTTTACAATACTTGTTTGGTTTTCCGATTAGAGTGGAGTCAATCGGATAAGTGGTATCAGGTTCATTATCAGTGTCAGAATCAGAACTGTTGTTagccggtttttttttttaccgcggACTTCATAATTGGAGCCAAATTCTGCTAAAGTTACATCTTCAAGACTGTGTGGTCTACATGAATAGTATTCATTGAgaccgtaaaaaaaaaatgtcatcagATTTTGAATCCATTTCTCCTCTAACTGCCATTGGTTTCAACATTCGAGTTCTTTTATCAGGATGgctagtgtttataaatatatacccagTTGAAGTATTGCATTGCTTCATACCTAAGCAAGTGTACACTGCTTCCTGTGCAGAGATTTCTTGACTCCCTGAAAAAGTTGAcgctatttttttcagttgttcTTTAACCGATAAATCAGTAGAAGACTTAAAGACTTAAGATTTTCGACAATGTCTCtcattagttttgatattccaCGTTGGCTTTTTCCAATATACTCGATTACATATCTAACACAAGAATAAACGTCCAATATGAACTGTATATCCATGTTAGATTGCCATAACGGAAATAATTCTTCATTGAATCCAGAAACCATTCGTTGTTTTATTGtacgttttagaaaaattgttgGCCGTCTGATAACAGTTCGAATAAtggatttatattcattaacatctttaattgacaatttttgtaaaatgtcttCTAATGATGGATCTGAAGATGAATCACTGTCCTTGAAGTCCCTGAGGTATTGCAGaagtttttcatattgtaGGGTACGAATTTTTCTTGTGATCGGATTACTTATGTCTTCTGTTAGCGGAGTCAATATACAGGTTTCATTCATTGGCGGATATGGTATGTTGAAGCGACACTTTTTCATTTGTTAACTAAtactttgcatttaaaaaacaagttgGAGTCCGATGCAAAACTTCGATCTACGTTCAGCAGTTCAGACCTTACTActtttgagtaattttttaaaggtgaTTTATTTGTACGTGGATGCCCACCAAATAAATTAGGAAAAGCTTTTTCCTCTGCATAGTCATCAATAAGAATAGATAACGGTTTCATGCATTCGCTTGGtgcaaaagaaacaaaatcacagttttcaatttttgaaaaaaaaaaaatatcgcgTGATATTTTCgttgcttttttttattttgtgtgcgTTTACTCGGACGTcccattttatgaaaaaaaaaaatatatatatattatataagacaaaaataaataaataaaataaacttacagctaaaaaaaactttaatactaaaagtttaaaaaaaaaaaaaaaaaaaaacaacaactgcTACCTCTgtcaaccaaaaaaaaaaaaaaaaaatacaaaattagctGATAATTAGAGCAGCGTTTCCCAACTTCTTTTACTCACGGAACCTTTGTAGGAGTTTGAACGTTTTGTGGAACcccatattttttctataatagtaatgtatacatatgttttgtatacttaaatgaGTGGGTTGTCGGACACTTCCGACACAAGAAtgtgattaatataaaaaaaaatctaaggaAAGAcgatttcaacattttattttgttcataattattacaatatttttaatgtctatACAAAAGCTTATTCGTAATCACTTTCCATGACTGAAGAACTTTCCAAACCTCCTCAATTTTAAGTGACTCGAacttaattttcaattcaGAAGATTTTATTTCAAGCAAACTTTCGTATTCATTTGATGAAAGTACTTATGGCTTGTTCTGAATTGAAAATGGATTTTATACccacaaattttcaaaatcttcATTTAATCTTGGAAAGTAGGAAAGTAATCcagattttaaactaattaaatggtcttttattttttctgcatTTACCGGTGTCACTgagttttcattttcatataaGAATTTATTCAGGTTTAAGAAACATGAAATATCATTTTCTTGTACACATTCGACTCAAAAGTCCAACTTTCCAATGAGAGCTTTCATTTCAAGCTATCATTGGCTTGAAAAATCGAAGTTTTTTTTCCTTGTAAACTCAAGTTCGTTTCGTTTAACTTGTTGAAAATATCAGAGAGGTATGCTAgctttattagaaaattttcaTCATGAAACCAttcataaagttttttttttgtatgctcCTTTAGGAAAATTTTTACTTCATCCCGCAATTCAAAAAGTCTTGTTAAAACTCTGCCCTTGGACAACCACCTGATTTCCGTatgtaaaataagattttgatGGTCACTCCCCATTTCCTCACAAGGCTTCTTGAACAGCCTTATTTTTAAAGGgcgt is a window encoding:
- the LOC126555344 gene encoding uncharacterized protein LOC126555344; the encoded protein is MDFEFSMVNKTSMVVISGAISNSLDRFKIRKLEGRPLLLPLNEEARPMGETELQVAIREIKRVFRVKTDLRDACLDQMKQSLSSTKNNLTRGYIDSYIRRGNKENVIVVWNGHSDKNILKRLDLDHYPMLNITCYDKYFNKNFYIQFEKLGNKEIIFEVDIGTYNKTGRLLNLVETHDIICKKKHHTTYAHDPRMDVKYTKCIFDYVIRKQRYENLIKHF